A stretch of Kaistella flava (ex Peng et al. 2021) DNA encodes these proteins:
- the bshB1 gene encoding bacillithiol biosynthesis deacetylase BshB1, producing the protein MKVDILAIGAHPDDVELGCGGTLAKLISEGKTVAVVDLTQGELGTRGTNITRAEEAANASEILGFSDRVNLKMKDGFLLNTEEYQMQIVKMIRKYQPEIVFSNSIDDRHPDHAKASKLVSDACFLAGLVKIETTLENESQKPWRPKHIFNYIQWKHITPAFVVDISDFMSKKIEACLAYKTQFYDPNSDEPMTPIATKDFLESLTYRAQDLGRLSGVAFAEGFTTEKLIAFKNFDGIIL; encoded by the coding sequence ATGAAAGTAGATATATTAGCAATAGGAGCTCATCCTGATGATGTAGAATTAGGATGTGGCGGAACTTTAGCAAAACTTATTTCAGAAGGAAAAACGGTTGCGGTCGTGGATTTGACGCAAGGTGAGCTTGGAACTCGCGGAACAAATATAACCAGAGCAGAAGAAGCTGCTAATGCTTCGGAAATTTTAGGATTTTCAGATCGGGTAAATCTAAAGATGAAAGATGGTTTTCTTTTGAATACCGAAGAGTATCAAATGCAGATCGTAAAGATGATCCGTAAGTATCAACCGGAAATTGTATTTTCTAATTCAATAGACGACCGTCATCCTGATCACGCAAAAGCTTCAAAATTGGTTTCTGATGCCTGTTTCCTTGCCGGACTTGTCAAAATAGAAACTACGCTGGAAAATGAAAGCCAAAAGCCGTGGAGACCAAAGCATATATTCAATTATATTCAGTGGAAACATATTACGCCGGCTTTCGTGGTAGACATTTCAGATTTTATGTCAAAGAAGATTGAAGCGTGTCTTGCGTACAAAACGCAGTTTTATGATCCAAATTCGGACGAGCCGATGACGCCAATTGCCACAAAAGACTTCTTAGAAAGCCTAACTTATAGAGCGCAGGACTTAGGTCGCCTGTCTGGAGTTGCCTTTGCAGAAGGATTTACGACAGAA